From the genome of Devriesea agamarum, one region includes:
- a CDS encoding DNA polymerase Y family protein, with protein sequence MGATHRATRTAAVVIPDWPLLCAGERLGIEGPVILMHRHRVHIASSEATAAGVTPGMRRRTAQALAPNAHLADVDEAADAALFDTAAAAVDTVAAGVDILRPGVLLVSAKGPARHHGSEEAFAIEVTDALAERAGWECTVGIADGPFAALLAARSGRIIHPGRSAEYLSPHPIQALSDAPVGPGWGHREHLAPEIQQGRSTSAKGSSLDIQDVIGVLTRLGIKTLGDFAALPPSAVADRFGPDVALLHLLALGGEAYPPTVSHPRQPIDVLRVLDPPVVRLDQAAFLARPLAEELQRALRREGCVCTRLRISLLTEDGQEIERMWRHDGALDVPDIVDRIRWQCDGWITTMQRRGDTPSAIVRIGLHPLQISPSGASSLGLWGRAGQAGEQAARAFARIQATVGEAGVVVPYRRGSRFLAEEMAAVPWRVEPPAPKPGPWPGSLPAPTPSIVFRDPPAIEVTDEKGQPVLLTSRGLLSSPPVWVSIPPQAPAPLTAVFRSARPRIQTSPPAPSPSCESSSSRIWIPVREYGIPQVLDERWWDKDGQSTARWQICVDDACGLLLLGHNEQWRVEGIYD encoded by the coding sequence ATGGGCGCGACACACAGGGCAACACGTACTGCTGCTGTCGTCATCCCCGACTGGCCTTTGCTTTGCGCAGGCGAACGCCTTGGCATTGAAGGGCCTGTCATCCTCATGCACCGGCACCGGGTGCACATAGCGAGTTCAGAGGCCACAGCTGCCGGCGTCACACCGGGTATGCGCAGGCGCACAGCCCAAGCGCTCGCCCCCAATGCCCACCTGGCAGATGTCGATGAAGCAGCGGATGCCGCCCTGTTTGATACTGCAGCGGCGGCGGTGGATACGGTTGCAGCAGGCGTAGATATCTTGCGCCCCGGGGTCTTGCTGGTCAGTGCTAAAGGCCCGGCACGCCATCACGGTAGTGAAGAAGCTTTTGCCATCGAGGTGACCGATGCCCTGGCAGAACGCGCAGGATGGGAGTGCACGGTTGGAATCGCCGATGGTCCCTTCGCCGCATTGCTGGCAGCTCGCAGCGGCAGAATCATTCATCCGGGGCGGTCAGCCGAGTATCTTTCGCCCCACCCTATTCAGGCACTATCCGATGCACCGGTTGGGCCGGGATGGGGCCACCGGGAACATCTGGCCCCAGAAATACAACAGGGCCGTAGCACCAGCGCCAAAGGCTCATCGCTGGATATTCAAGATGTCATCGGAGTTTTAACTCGACTGGGAATAAAAACGCTCGGTGATTTCGCCGCTCTACCGCCCAGTGCAGTGGCTGATCGTTTCGGCCCTGATGTGGCCTTACTTCATCTGCTTGCTCTAGGTGGCGAAGCGTACCCACCTACGGTGTCCCACCCGCGTCAACCCATCGATGTGTTGCGCGTCCTCGACCCGCCGGTTGTGCGTCTCGACCAAGCAGCATTCCTCGCCCGACCGCTCGCGGAAGAACTGCAACGGGCGCTGCGCCGGGAAGGATGCGTTTGCACACGGTTACGGATCAGTCTGCTCACCGAAGATGGGCAAGAGATTGAACGCATGTGGCGGCACGACGGAGCACTCGATGTGCCCGATATTGTCGACCGGATTCGCTGGCAATGCGACGGCTGGATCACAACCATGCAACGTCGCGGGGATACCCCGTCTGCCATCGTCAGAATTGGACTGCACCCTCTTCAAATCTCTCCGTCCGGCGCTAGCTCACTCGGATTGTGGGGGCGTGCCGGTCAGGCGGGAGAGCAAGCGGCTAGGGCATTCGCACGGATCCAGGCCACCGTGGGGGAGGCCGGGGTGGTCGTGCCGTACCGCCGCGGCAGCCGGTTTCTGGCAGAAGAGATGGCTGCGGTGCCGTGGCGTGTTGAGCCACCGGCGCCTAAACCAGGCCCATGGCCCGGTTCGTTACCCGCGCCAACCCCGAGCATCGTCTTTCGCGATCCTCCTGCGATAGAAGTCACCGATGAAAAGGGGCAACCCGTCCTCTTAACCTCACGCGGCCTGCTGAGTTCCCCGCCTGTCTGGGTCTCAATCCCACCTCAGGCTCCGGCACCATTGACCGCTGTTTTTCGCAGTGCACGGCCCCGGATTCAGACTTCGCCTCCTGCGCCGTCACCCAGCTGCGAGTCCAGCTCCTCTCGCATCTGGATCCCTGTGCGGGAGTACGGGATTCCGCAGGTGCTTGATGAGCGGTGGTGGGATAAGGATGGACAATCCACTGCGCGGTGGCAGATCTGTGTGGATGACGCTTGTGGCCTGCTCCTTCTTGGGCATAACGAGCAGTGGAGGGTGGAAGGAATATATGACTGA
- a CDS encoding restriction endonuclease subunit S domain-containing protein codes for MILDAGSEAVRLRRRKSDYWVDGTIPWILPKDMGVSAITDTGDYITEAAVAGSATKIVPEHAVAIMTRSSILDHTLPVAFLNRPAARGDTTSCSSQSRIGSLTRQVIDVLSEFFERFRGLAAGSEESGN; via the coding sequence GTGATCTTGGACGCTGGTTCGGAGGCGGTACGCCTGCGAAGGCGTAAATCGGATTACTGGGTTGACGGCACGATCCCGTGGATTTTGCCAAAGGACATGGGAGTTTCGGCGATAACGGATACCGGAGACTACATTACCGAGGCCGCAGTGGCAGGATCTGCGACAAAAATTGTGCCAGAGCATGCCGTTGCGATCATGACACGATCCAGCATTCTCGATCACACACTTCCCGTTGCGTTTCTTAACCGCCCGGCGGCGCGCGGAGATACTACGTCGTGTTCGTCGCAGAGTAGGATCGGTAGCCTCACTCGACAGGTCATCGACGTGCTGTCTGAGTTCTTCGAGCGATTCCGAGGGCTTGCCGCGGGAAGTGAAGAGTCTGGGAACTAA